One window of Catonella massiliensis genomic DNA carries:
- a CDS encoding DUF6707 family protein — translation MLFEEIMERYSDKKIISLCKKLNKKCSFGSGVDAAYLCELAYRLYVMGAKEDALKVCEFTNINIPNKVNYRVWDFILLIWGLEAYIYNEDGRTEDKEYRVSLMKKVWSTPKNASDTKEKAWAFMQKIFARKTFEDVCDIKEIEEAEAEGNKKSANATRLTALYNMIGYGITGFCPELVNNRDELEAKIREYVISLQ, via the coding sequence ATGTTATTTGAAGAAATTATGGAGAGATATAGTGACAAGAAGATAATAAGTCTTTGTAAGAAGCTAAATAAGAAGTGCTCATTTGGAAGTGGCGTGGACGCAGCTTATTTATGTGAACTTGCTTATAGGCTTTATGTTATGGGAGCTAAGGAAGATGCCTTAAAGGTTTGTGAATTTACTAATATAAATATTCCAAACAAAGTAAACTATAGAGTATGGGATTTTATTCTACTTATATGGGGGCTTGAGGCATATATATATAATGAAGATGGGAGAACCGAAGATAAGGAATACAGGGTATCACTGATGAAGAAAGTGTGGTCAACGCCAAAAAATGCTTCAGATACAAAAGAGAAAGCCTGGGCTTTTATGCAGAAGATATTTGCAAGAAAAACTTTTGAAGATGTTTGTGACATAAAGGAAATAGAAGAAGCTGAGGCAGAAGGCAATAAGAAATCAGCCAATGCTACGCGTCTAACTGCACTTTACAACATGATTGGATATGGGATAACAGGTTTTTGTCCGGAGTTAGTTAATAACAGGGATGAGCTTGAAGCAAAGATAAGGGAATACGTTATCTCTCTACAGTAA
- a CDS encoding tyrosine-type recombinase/integrase — translation MAKAKYVRQANGYFQTSIWDGTYVNGKKRRIILRSKISSAALEKLVVEHNNKLREREYIQTSNLTFLDYANQWLELYKSRTAINTIAMYKNIINKHLACIGCNISEVNRRHYFFMINNIDGDRTRQQAAMTFKQIIKSAVRDRLLPASLISNIFDDTSAKVKYTAPKKRALTEAEKTAVFTADFKPHDKAFIYILYGCGLRRAEALALTKSDINLETHELTVNKALAFTDTETFVKAPKTVHGHRTVPIPDKIYDFIAEYIASIDTDILFPSGRKSYITKSMYTRKWARIVKAMQKASKEPIDGLTAHIFRHNYCASLCYMIPEISIPKIARLLGDTDKMVIEVYNHVIEEREQTQDIVGKALDF, via the coding sequence ATGGCAAAAGCTAAATATGTTAGACAAGCTAACGGATATTTTCAGACTTCAATTTGGGATGGTACATATGTAAATGGCAAAAAGCGCCGTATTATTTTGAGGTCTAAAATAAGCAGTGCAGCACTTGAAAAACTGGTCGTAGAGCATAACAACAAACTTAGGGAACGTGAATATATACAAACTTCCAACCTCACTTTTTTAGACTACGCAAATCAATGGTTAGAACTTTACAAATCAAGAACTGCTATAAATACTATTGCAATGTATAAAAACATCATAAATAAGCACCTTGCCTGCATTGGATGTAATATATCAGAAGTTAACCGGCGACATTACTTTTTTATGATTAACAACATCGATGGCGACCGGACAAGACAGCAGGCCGCCATGACATTTAAGCAGATTATTAAAAGTGCTGTCAGGGATAGGCTTCTTCCTGCATCCTTGATATCTAATATATTTGACGACACCTCTGCGAAAGTAAAGTATACTGCACCAAAGAAAAGAGCTCTTACCGAGGCAGAAAAGACCGCTGTATTTACTGCGGATTTCAAGCCACATGATAAAGCCTTTATATATATCCTATATGGCTGTGGCCTTAGACGAGCAGAGGCTTTAGCCCTTACCAAGTCAGATATAAACCTTGAAACGCACGAGCTAACGGTAAATAAGGCATTGGCTTTTACTGATACAGAAACCTTCGTTAAGGCACCTAAGACAGTGCATGGACACCGTACAGTTCCAATACCCGATAAGATATATGACTTTATAGCTGAATACATTGCCTCTATAGATACGGATATACTTTTCCCATCCGGGCGCAAGTCATATATTACCAAGTCGATGTATACGAGGAAGTGGGCAAGGATTGTTAAGGCTATGCAGAAAGCAAGCAAAGAACCAATTGACGGGCTTACAGCTCATATATTCAGACATAACTACTGCGCAAGCCTCTGTTATATGATTCCTGAGATATCTATCCCTAAGATAGCAAGGCTCTTAGGCGACACTGATAAGATGGTAATAGAGGTTTATAATCATGTTATTGAGGAGAGGGAACAGACACAAGATATAGTGGGTAAGGCATTAGATTTTTAA
- a CDS encoding DUF2442 domain-containing protein translates to MNIKVKEVKPLDNLKLDVLFTNGIRKIYDVKKAMSHYEPFKELEDNPYLFKQAKVDCGGCAVCWNDEVDVTEYELWEMGETVQTAEKISNIHFNRNGQGRMGTKITLPLSWIETMGFNENNKEACLFFDGDSISIKSKNA, encoded by the coding sequence ATGAATATAAAAGTAAAAGAAGTTAAACCTCTTGATAATTTGAAGCTGGATGTACTTTTTACAAATGGCATACGAAAAATATATGATGTTAAAAAAGCTATGTCCCACTATGAGCCGTTCAAAGAACTGGAAGATAATCCTTATCTCTTCAAACAGGCAAAGGTTGACTGTGGAGGATGTGCAGTATGTTGGAACGATGAGGTAGATGTTACCGAATACGAATTATGGGAAATGGGGGAAACGGTTCAGACTGCTGAAAAAATAAGTAATATCCATTTCAATCGCAATGGACAAGGACGGATGGGCACTAAAATCACTCTCCCTCTTTCTTGGATTGAAACAATGGGATTTAACGAAAACAACAAAGAAGCCTGCCTTTTCTTTGATGGGGATTCCATATCAATAAAGTCTAAAAATGCCTAA
- a CDS encoding DUF4160 domain-containing protein has product MPEVTRFYGIVIKIFFLREHNPPHFHAVYGEHNGIFEIETLKMLEGDLPKKAQSLIVEWAGNYKAELMEMWNKKQLQKLPPLE; this is encoded by the coding sequence ATGCCTGAAGTTACAAGATTTTATGGAATTGTCATTAAAATATTTTTTCTAAGAGAACACAATCCACCACATTTCCACGCTGTATATGGTGAACATAATGGTATTTTTGAAATTGAAACTCTAAAAATGCTTGAAGGTGACCTTCCTAAAAAAGCTCAATCACTAATAGTTGAATGGGCAGGCAATTACAAAGCTGAACTAATGGAAATGTGGAATAAAAAACAATTACAAAAGCTACCGCCCCTTGAATAA
- a CDS encoding TM2 domain-containing protein produces the protein MDITGVLFAVFLGPLGAYRFYRKQYFLGVIYLFTAGLLGIGWIIDIIAAIKYNPNEAVSSAQTFEMEGYTEVVRMHTRVVGSSYPCIRLADCSRQDILHGLSMPFRKDRINIEYTEYDGEPAYLVVRDDGVDIGYLKKELSAKLAKKYPGCPLKVTKWVVTGGDGRYYGCNIEFVVLSK, from the coding sequence ATGGATATAACTGGTGTTTTATTTGCTGTTTTTTTAGGGCCATTGGGCGCTTATAGATTTTATCGAAAACAATATTTTTTAGGAGTAATTTATCTTTTTACAGCCGGACTTTTAGGAATTGGATGGATTATTGACATCATAGCAGCAATCAAATATAACCCTAACGAGGCTGTAAGCTCTGCTCAAACTTTTGAAATGGAAGGATATACTGAAGTAGTGAGAATGCATACTAGAGTTGTAGGCTCATCATATCCTTGTATAAGACTTGCTGATTGCTCCCGCCAAGATATTTTACATGGTCTTTCGATGCCTTTTAGAAAAGACCGTATAAATATTGAATATACAGAATATGACGGAGAGCCTGCCTATTTAGTAGTTAGAGATGATGGAGTAGACATCGGATATCTAAAAAAAGAACTATCAGCAAAATTGGCAAAGAAGTATCCCGGCTGTCCACTCAAGGTAACTAAATGGGTTGTAACTGGTGGCGATGGCCGTTACTATGGCTGTAATATTGAATTTGTAGTTTTATCTAAATAA
- a CDS encoding LexA family protein, whose translation MEEVNNIVKRIKKRRLELEYSFQDLADKTNMSKSTLQRYETGAIKNLPLDKLEVLASALQTTPSYLMGWDEVKEEPKKKGVKIPVLGRVAAGVPIEMIEDILDYEEITEDMAKHGEYFALKIQGDSMTPRICNNDVVIVRQQDDAENGDIVIAAINGDDAVCKRLQKYNDGIALISLNPLYDPIYLKKDEIDGKPVRIIGKVVELRGKF comes from the coding sequence ATGGAAGAGGTCAATAATATAGTAAAAAGAATTAAAAAGCGTCGTCTTGAGCTGGAATATTCGTTTCAAGATTTGGCAGATAAAACTAATATGAGTAAATCTACATTGCAAAGATACGAAACTGGCGCGATTAAAAATCTGCCACTAGATAAATTAGAGGTATTAGCTTCTGCACTGCAAACTACTCCGTCTTATCTTATGGGCTGGGATGAAGTCAAAGAAGAGCCTAAGAAAAAAGGAGTTAAAATCCCTGTCCTTGGCAGAGTTGCCGCAGGGGTTCCAATTGAAATGATTGAGGATATCCTTGATTATGAAGAGATTACTGAGGATATGGCTAAGCATGGCGAATACTTTGCTCTTAAGATACAAGGCGACAGCATGACGCCTAGAATCTGCAATAATGATGTAGTCATAGTTCGCCAGCAAGATGATGCTGAGAATGGCGATATTGTTATAGCTGCAATTAATGGTGATGATGCTGTATGTAAAAGGTTGCAGAAGTATAATGATGGCATAGCTCTTATATCGCTCAATCCACTATACGATCCTATATATCTTAAAAAAGATGAAATAGACGGAAAGCCTGTTAGGATAATAGGGAAAGTGGTAGAGCTTAGAGGGAAATTTTAA
- a CDS encoding helix-turn-helix domain-containing protein, producing the protein MAYDKLKGRMVEKKVTQGEMAKRLNVSVSTLNAKLNKKREFTVNEVIVVCKALDINNPSEYFFVA; encoded by the coding sequence ATGGCATACGATAAGCTAAAAGGAAGAATGGTAGAAAAGAAAGTAACACAAGGTGAAATGGCTAAGAGACTAAATGTAAGCGTATCCACGCTAAACGCTAAGTTAAATAAAAAGCGTGAGTTTACAGTCAATGAGGTTATTGTTGTGTGCAAGGCTCTAGATATAAATAATCCTAGCGAATATTTTTTTGTCGCATAA
- a CDS encoding N-6 DNA methylase, whose translation MEDFSAEAYRKKLKENGVFHTDSRLAEIMKNYGKKNPKNVYDPTCGVGSLLSAFDDDIPKYGQELEESYLNEAKKSLRNFTGALGNTLTTPAFMDIRFDLIVANYPFSVKWEPAEDDIRFKDWCTVPPPSKADFAFIMHMMYLLADDGICVCLSFPGILYRGAREGKIRAELVARGYVKKVIQIPGGYFKDTNIATSLLILSKAPTDGFVEFEDLQLNKSIRASLDEIKGNDFNLAVSNYIFEDIQKECIDPVINSNECKHLFLKNLKDSLEFYRIDAELQSDVLGRKEAKNDFFKLCDDAVNVIKKFALEIVKTG comes from the coding sequence ATGGAAGATTTTAGTGCTGAAGCGTATAGGAAAAAACTAAAAGAAAATGGTGTATTCCATACAGACAGCAGGCTTGCGGAAATTATGAAAAACTATGGGAAGAAGAACCCCAAGAATGTATATGATCCTACCTGTGGAGTTGGCAGCCTGCTTAGTGCATTTGATGACGACATTCCAAAGTATGGGCAGGAATTAGAAGAAAGCTACTTAAACGAGGCAAAGAAAAGCTTAAGGAACTTTACGGGGGCATTAGGCAACACCCTTACAACTCCGGCATTTATGGATATAAGGTTTGACCTAATAGTTGCCAATTATCCATTTTCCGTTAAGTGGGAGCCAGCAGAAGATGACATAAGATTCAAAGACTGGTGTACGGTACCCCCACCATCCAAGGCAGATTTTGCCTTCATAATGCACATGATGTATCTGCTTGCAGATGATGGTATATGTGTGTGTTTAAGTTTTCCGGGCATTCTATACAGAGGTGCAAGAGAAGGGAAGATAAGGGCGGAGTTGGTAGCAAGAGGCTATGTAAAAAAGGTTATACAGATACCGGGCGGTTATTTCAAAGATACTAACATAGCAACATCATTGCTTATTTTGTCAAAGGCTCCAACTGATGGATTTGTTGAGTTTGAAGACCTACAGCTTAACAAATCAATAAGGGCTTCACTGGATGAGATAAAAGGAAATGATTTCAACCTTGCGGTGTCTAACTACATTTTTGAAGATATCCAAAAAGAATGTATTGATCCAGTTATAAATTCAAATGAATGTAAGCATCTGTTTTTAAAGAACCTAAAGGACTCACTTGAGTTCTACCGCATTGATGCAGAATTACAGTCCGATGTACTAGGGCGAAAAGAAGCAAAGAATGATTTTTTTAAGCTTTGCGATGATGCTGTAAATGTCATTAAAAAATTTGCGTTGGAAATAGTGAAAACTGGTTAA
- a CDS encoding phage antirepressor → MTELKTFSNSEFGNVRVIEVDNEPWFVGKDVAEILGYAETANMRKLLDETEYKEIDPQNRLFTGFVQNGMSLEPNKNIRRMLLVNESGLYQAIFGSTLEGAKKFKKWVTGEVLPTIRKHGAYMTDSTLEEALANPDFGIKLLTKLKEEKEARKKLEAKVEEDKPKVIFADAVSSSNTSILIGDLAKILKQNGYNTGQQRLFEILRSKGFLMKSGTSRNMPTQKAMEMKLFEVKETTINNPDGSIRITKTTKVTGIGQRYFINYFLKRLTY, encoded by the coding sequence ATGACAGAGCTAAAAACATTTAGTAATTCAGAATTTGGGAATGTAAGAGTTATTGAGGTTGATAATGAGCCTTGGTTTGTCGGTAAAGATGTTGCTGAGATATTAGGGTATGCTGAAACCGCAAACATGAGAAAACTTTTAGATGAGACGGAATACAAAGAGATAGACCCTCAAAATCGCTTGTTTACTGGGTTCGTCCAAAATGGAATGAGCTTAGAACCCAACAAAAATATTAGGAGAATGCTTTTAGTAAATGAGAGTGGTTTATATCAAGCAATATTTGGAAGTACTTTAGAAGGTGCCAAGAAGTTCAAAAAGTGGGTTACAGGGGAAGTGCTTCCAACTATAAGAAAGCATGGGGCATATATGACGGATAGCACACTTGAAGAAGCTCTTGCAAATCCGGACTTCGGTATAAAACTTCTAACGAAGCTGAAAGAAGAAAAGGAAGCAAGAAAGAAACTTGAAGCAAAGGTTGAAGAGGATAAACCAAAGGTTATATTTGCCGATGCAGTAAGCTCAAGCAACACCTCCATACTTATAGGTGACCTTGCTAAGATACTTAAGCAGAATGGCTACAATACAGGACAGCAAAGACTTTTTGAAATCTTAAGAAGCAAAGGCTTTTTAATGAAGTCAGGGACAAGCAGGAACATGCCGACACAAAAGGCTATGGAGATGAAGCTTTTTGAAGTCAAAGAAACCACAATAAATAATCCAGATGGAAGTATAAGGATAACCAAGACTACAAAGGTTACTGGCATAGGACAGAGATACTTTATCAACTATTTTCTTAAGAGACTAACCTATTAA
- a CDS encoding rolling circle replication-associated protein translates to MPYYKTEIEAGKTIEVIKSHTRSLNDHRPREGREKITPEDMKKINRINTEARLARLINANFGYGDYHLVLTYRKDLRPSPEEAKKRLAKFLRVLRREYKKYKEELKYICVTEYLNTAIHHHLIINGIEANINKIVRDCWEWGSPHFTPLDDTGQYRELAAYFIKETSKTYKANDGGAKQHYTCSRNLIKPVKKTTIIKSINWLDIPKPKKGYYIDKDTVYNGINPFTGAPIQKYTMVKLPEIKGKSG, encoded by the coding sequence ATGCCATATTATAAAACTGAAATAGAAGCAGGAAAAACTATAGAAGTTATAAAAAGTCATACCAGGAGTTTAAATGATCATAGACCTAGAGAGGGCAGGGAAAAGATTACTCCTGAGGATATGAAAAAAATAAATAGGATTAATACTGAGGCGAGATTAGCAAGGCTTATAAATGCTAACTTCGGATATGGAGATTATCACTTAGTCCTTACTTACAGAAAAGATTTAAGGCCAAGTCCGGAAGAAGCCAAAAAAAGATTGGCTAAGTTTTTAAGAGTCCTTAGAAGAGAGTATAAAAAATACAAGGAAGAGCTTAAATATATCTGCGTGACTGAGTATTTAAACACAGCTATCCACCACCACCTAATCATAAATGGTATAGAGGCTAATATAAATAAGATAGTCAGGGATTGTTGGGAATGGGGTAGCCCTCACTTTACCCCTTTAGATGATACGGGCCAGTATAGAGAGCTGGCAGCGTATTTTATAAAAGAGACATCCAAGACTTACAAGGCAAATGATGGAGGGGCTAAACAGCATTATACCTGTAGCAGGAATTTAATCAAGCCGGTAAAGAAGACTACCATCATCAAGTCAATAAATTGGCTGGATATACCTAAACCTAAAAAGGGATATTACATAGATAAAGATACAGTTTATAACGGAATCAATCCTTTTACGGGTGCACCTATCCAAAAGTATACGATGGTTAAGCTCCCGGAGATAAAGGGCAAAAGTGGATAA
- a CDS encoding transglycosylase SLT domain-containing protein, with translation MNLRVIALLIILSLTIRGKPIEESIQAVKISPVMPDKAKQAKVKRAKPKKAKLKAADKKAVDFMNSSLGEWIIEYSASKGIDPFLILAIAERESGLNPNAVGDNGASIGLMQIQPRWSWGRMKMLGVDDLREPRGCVKVAIDILLEYKEKDSDLYFVLMACNGGVAYAKRNINTPSDYALKVSERAAELSRLYEVAE, from the coding sequence ATGAATCTAAGAGTTATCGCATTACTAATTATCCTGTCGCTAACTATCAGGGGTAAGCCTATAGAGGAATCTATACAGGCGGTGAAGATAAGCCCTGTAATGCCTGACAAAGCAAAGCAAGCTAAAGTAAAGAGGGCTAAGCCTAAGAAAGCCAAGCTAAAGGCAGCAGATAAAAAGGCTGTGGATTTTATGAACTCTTCCTTAGGGGAGTGGATAATAGAATACTCTGCTAGTAAAGGCATAGATCCTTTTCTAATACTTGCGATAGCAGAAAGAGAAAGCGGATTGAATCCTAATGCAGTAGGAGACAATGGAGCAAGTATAGGCTTAATGCAGATACAACCAAGGTGGAGCTGGGGAAGGATGAAGATGCTTGGAGTGGATGACCTAAGAGAGCCAAGAGGCTGCGTAAAGGTAGCAATAGATATATTACTGGAATACAAAGAAAAAGATAGCGACCTTTACTTTGTGCTTATGGCATGTAACGGAGGTGTGGCATACGCAAAAAGGAACATAAATACTCCTAGCGACTACGCTCTTAAAGTATCTGAGCGTGCGGCTGAGTTAAGCAGATTGTACGAGGTGGCAGAATGA
- a CDS encoding RNase H family protein, whose protein sequence is MKIKVITSLDHKGNPKGSGTAKALIIYVDEQGERHEKEIKTDIDNDTRNALALKLSVEVLKALIKPCEVELSLNCKYIKNCINNGWLTSWQQSGWKKSDGKPPANVELWKLLDMSLKLHNVKFIGGSDGNL, encoded by the coding sequence ATGAAAATTAAAGTAATCACCAGTCTAGACCACAAGGGCAATCCCAAAGGTAGCGGAACGGCTAAAGCTCTGATTATCTATGTGGATGAACAGGGAGAACGGCATGAGAAGGAGATTAAGACAGATATAGATAATGACACGAGGAACGCACTTGCATTAAAGCTAAGCGTAGAGGTCCTAAAGGCTCTTATAAAACCTTGTGAAGTAGAGCTTAGCCTTAACTGTAAATATATCAAGAACTGTATCAATAATGGTTGGTTAACAAGTTGGCAGCAGTCAGGGTGGAAGAAGTCAGATGGCAAGCCTCCTGCAAATGTGGAGCTGTGGAAGCTGCTTGATATGTCCTTGAAATTGCATAATGTCAAATTCATAGGAGGTAGTGATGGAAATCTGTGA
- a CDS encoding HNH endonuclease: MEICEVKGCNQPGQRHHIVFRSQGGLDFKLNYKYLCPEHHTGNESPHKKKEIDLRYKREMQMELLALFFEDTYTLSQIIDLIGEDKKKLEKKFRKVPNVAGLYKREDIVRALMGDRTY, encoded by the coding sequence ATGGAAATCTGTGAAGTAAAGGGTTGTAATCAGCCAGGGCAAAGGCACCATATCGTGTTTAGGTCTCAGGGAGGGCTTGATTTTAAGTTAAATTATAAATACCTATGTCCCGAACACCATACAGGAAATGAAAGCCCACACAAAAAGAAAGAGATTGACTTAAGGTACAAAAGGGAAATGCAGATGGAGTTGTTGGCATTATTCTTTGAAGATACCTATACCCTTTCTCAGATAATAGACCTTATAGGCGAGGATAAAAAGAAACTTGAAAAGAAATTCCGAAAAGTGCCCAATGTTGCAGGCCTCTATAAGCGTGAAGACATTGTAAGGGCATTGATGGGAGACAGAACATATTAA
- a CDS encoding DUF7768 domain-containing protein — protein MLYGYVCSPYRGNIFKRIRNKRYARHLTKLMVDFETIPITPHLYLTAVLKDSNPEERKKGTGLSLELLKMCDVVLVGTKYGISEGMAAEIKLAEKMGIKILYILE, from the coding sequence ATGTTATACGGCTATGTATGCAGCCCTTACAGAGGGAATATATTTAAGCGAATCAGGAATAAGAGATATGCAAGACATCTAACTAAGCTAATGGTTGATTTTGAAACTATTCCAATCACACCACACCTGTATCTTACTGCAGTCCTTAAGGACAGCAATCCGGAAGAGCGGAAAAAAGGAACTGGATTAAGCCTTGAGCTCTTAAAGATGTGTGATGTGGTGCTTGTTGGCACAAAGTACGGAATCAGCGAAGGTATGGCAGCAGAGATAAAACTGGCTGAGAAGATGGGAATTAAGATTTTATACATATTGGAATAA